From Oncorhynchus nerka isolate Pitt River linkage group LG1, Oner_Uvic_2.0, whole genome shotgun sequence, the proteins below share one genomic window:
- the LOC115130867 gene encoding gamma-crystallin M2-like — protein sequence MMGKITFYEDRNFQGRSYETTQDCADMSSFLSRCHSCRVDSGCFMVYDRNNYMGNQYFMRRGEYPDYQRMGMGMNDCIRSCRMIPMHKGNFRMRIYERENFEGQMHEMMDDCDSIQERYRMSDCQSCNVMDGHWLMYEQPHFRGRQMYMKPGEYRSFSQMGMGGMGGMGGMRFMSMRRIMDNMSM from the exons ATGATGGGCAAA ATCACCTTCTACGAGGACAGGAACTTCCAGGGCCGTTCCTATGAGACCACCCAGGACTGCGCTGACATGTCCTCCTTCCTGAGCAGGTGTCACTCCTGCAGGGTTGACAGCGGTTGCTTCATGGTTTACGATCGTAACAACTACATGGGAAACCAGTACTTCATGAGGAGAGGCGAGTACCCTGACTACCAGCGCATGGGAATGGGAATGAACGACTGCATCCGGTCCTGCCGCATGATCCCCATG CACAAAGGAAACTTCAGGATGAGGATCTACGAGAGGGAGAACTTTGAAGGTCAGATGCACGAGATGATGGACGACTGTGACTCCATCCAAGAGCGTTACCGCATGTCCGACTGCCAGTCCTGCAACGTCATGGACGGCCACTGGCTGATGTACGAGCAGCCCCACTTCAGAGGCAGGCAGATGTACATGAAGCCTGGAGAGTATAGGAGCTTCAGTCAGATGGGCATGGGAGGCATGGGAGGCATGGGAGGCATGAGGTTCATGAGCATGAGGCGTATCATGGATAATATGTCTATGTAA